CATTCGATTCTAGGATATCATCAAATTGAACAACTGCAATCCATTTTGAATGTAATTTATTATTTCTGGCCATGTTTTCACTTCATGGGATCTGTAGGATATATTTAAGTGAAGGGATAATGGGCAGTGTTTTTGTTTGGATTTCGTTGTTTGAAAGTCCAGCAATTGGATGTTTTACACTTAATATGCGAAGATCTTCTGCACCATGAGTTTTTGCAAGTTTATGTGCGAATGCCGTGAATTTTTCGGAACATATGGAGATGGTTGGCACTCCTTTATTCTCAAGACGTATTGCATCAAGGATTACCCAACTAGAACATGAACCACAGTCTCCAAGAGCAATCAAAGCAACTTCTCCTTCAGAAGCCATTTTAAGCTGATCCATAGTTGCAGGGCCCCTGCAGGCTTTTTTACTGTAATAAATTTTCTTTTACCAAGGTTTTGCCAATGATGACAAAATAATATCTGCTCCTGGTTTTGTGTTATCCACTAATGAAATAAACTCGAAATCATGCGGAATTGGATTTAGATCTAGTTTAACTTGGTCTGTATCTCCTAGTGGATCTAGAGTATCCTTTTCAACAATTTTTACTTGCATTT
This sequence is a window from Methanobacterium sp. SMA-27. Protein-coding genes within it:
- a CDS encoding UGSC family (seleno)protein → MYYSKKACRGPATMDQLKMASEGEVALIALGDCGSCSSWVILDAIRLENKGVPTISICSEKFTAFAHKLAKTHGAEDLRILSVKHPIAGLSNNEIQTKTLPIIPSLKYILQIP